The following proteins are encoded in a genomic region of Camelus ferus isolate YT-003-E chromosome 8, BCGSAC_Cfer_1.0, whole genome shotgun sequence:
- the SMIM28 gene encoding small integral membrane protein 28, whose amino-acid sequence MRGLLSSSWRKFGHAGRGTYEWLTSEPSLPLPETQLQGTRKISSTREDVEPFLCILLPATILLFLAFLLLFLYRRCQAPRPQGQVSGIDLPEQPPAREGTDFLPGLPWSSEQDFPYSPLPRGAALLPACSPPSYEEATRDTSGGGGPGCRPSA is encoded by the exons ATGCGGGGACTCTtgagcagcagctggaggaagtTTGGACATGCTGGCCGGGGGACGTACGAGTGGTTAACTAGCGAACCAAGCCTACCTCTTCCAGAAACTCAGCTGCAG GGCACCCGGAAGATAAGTTCCACCAGGGAAGATGTGGAGCCCTTCCTGTGCATCCTTCTTCCAGCCACCATCCTGCTCTTCCTGGCCTTTCTGCTGCTTTTCCTGTACCGCCGCTGCCAAGCTCCTCGGCCCCAGGGGCAGGTGTCAGGCATCGACCTCCCAGAGCAGCCACCTGCCAGGGAGGGGACCGACTTCCTGCCGGGCTTACCGTGGAGCAGTGAGCAGGACTTCCCCTACTCCCCGCTGCCCCGGGGggcagccctcctccctgcatGTTCACCTCCTTCCTATGAAGAGGCCACCAGGGACACCTCTGGGGGAGGAGGCCCCGGATGCCGGCCCTCAGCGTGA